Part of the Henckelia pumila isolate YLH828 chromosome 2, ASM3356847v2, whole genome shotgun sequence genome is shown below.
tgagagcaagtatccaaaacttgaacactCAGGTGGGGCAGTTGGCAACCGCAATCaacaagttggaagcacaaAACTCTAGCATTTTACCAACTCAGACAGTGCCAAATCCAAAAGAGAATGTAAGTGCAATAACTTTGAGGAGTGGAAGGGAGTTGAAGGTTCGAGAGGAAGTGTTACATGAACCGATAAAGAATGAAGATGACAAAGAATCTaaggtggaggagaatgagataGTTCAAGAAGATGCATCaaaaggtaagtttcctccccttTCTGAGTATAAACTCGTACCCCTGTTTCCCCTTGCATTGAAGGAGTTTAGGAAGGATGAAGGTATTAAGAATTTGTATGACATTTTTCGTGGATGTGAGGTAAATATCCatttgttagatgctattaaacaactACCTCAAAAAgctatattttttagaaaattgtgtactgcgaaaagaaaacaaaatttgaaGGGATGTCAAAAATTAGAATTGGGAGAACAGGTCTCTACTGTGATCCAgaggaaaattcccgtaaaatgcaaggatccaggtttGTTTTCGATTCCTTGTAAGATAGGAGATGTTCAGCTTGAAACGGCCATgttagatttaggagcatcaATTAATTTTATGTCATATTCTACTTACGATTCCTTAAAACTCGGTCCCTTAAATGAAACTGCAATTGTAATTCCGATGGCTGATAGGTCTACTATTTATTCTAGGGGTGTGATTGAGGATGTCCTTGTGAAAGTTGATGATTTGGTTTTTCCAGCGGACTTTTATGTGCTTGACATGAAAACTAATGATTTGAACAGTCCAATTTTGCTAGGAAGACCATTTCTAAAAACTTCAAAGTCTATCGTAGATGTTAATAAtggtactctcactatggaattttATGGGGAGATAgttaagtttaatatttttgataccccAAAATTTCCTAattgtgaaagtgttgttaacACTCTTGATATCAATGATCACTTGTCACAAGAAAACAAGAAATTGATGAATGAGGATAAAATGAAGAAGATTGTTGCAAGACCTGCTGAGAATTCTAATGCTAAAATTTTTCTTTCTGATTTGCAGACACCtaaaactcaaccaaaacttCCTCCAGATCGAGCAAAAGAGATACCCATGGGAATAGGGAAAAATCATCAAGAGATGGGAGTCTCCGAGAAATCAAAGAAGAGAAAGCATGGACCAAAATTAACTGTAAAAATGCTCAAGTGGGTAAAGGTGGACAAAGTTATCAAATATGAACCACCATGAGAAACAAGAAAGCATGCAGTCGGGCCAACGACAGTAAACAaaggcgctgactgggaggcaacccagttttttctttcctttatttttatttttatttttattgttatttttatatttattttttattatatttttctaaTCCAATGCCTTAACCGTCCTTT
Proteins encoded:
- the LOC140879294 gene encoding uncharacterized protein, with protein sequence MMKKVVKKKDNLMVKNIRKEKMEINEVKSGVSSKEEEFSYDPEIERPLHRIKKETRRRSKEEEDVSFEEPREEMATNANLSFRQLGTPDLNQQPLCITFPTLKANATSELMSELINFLLSFHGLAGDDPHKHLMEFYVVCTSIKLQGVTHEHIQLKDFPFSLKNFAKDWLYYLPPGFITTWTEMKRTFLENYFPASRAANIRKKIYGIKQYMGESLHEYWERFKKLCARCPQYQISENILIQYCYEFLLSHDRSMVDAASGGVFVDKTPRDARNLIENMAANCQQFGTNKSDSISKRKNKVNVSYLEQQLIELMSLVHQMVVGNGHNAKVCGIYAAMRHASDMCPTLQDESVEQVNATGGFPGPPQRSLHLTCNRILKAADHRILHNSIALKFQPLEMRASIQNLNTQVGQLATAINKLEAQNSSILPTQTVPNPKENVSAITLRSGRELKVREEVLHEPIKNEDDKESKVEENEIVQEDASKGKFPPLSEYKLVPLFPLALKEFRKDEGIKNLYDIFRGCEVNIHLLDAIKQLPQKAIFFRKLCTAKRKQNLKGCQKLELGEQVSTVIQRKIPVKCKDPGLFSIPCKIGDVQLETAMLDLGASINFMSYSTYDSLKLGPLNETAIVIPMADRSTIYSRGVIEDVLVKVDDLVFPADFYVLDMKTNDLNSPILLGRPFLKTSKSIVDVNNGTLTMEFYGEIVKFNIFDTPKFPNCESVVNTLDINDHLSQENKKLMNEDKMKKIVARPAENSNAKIFLSDLQTPKTQPKLPPDRAKEIPMGIGKNHQEMGVSEKSKKRKHGPKLTVKMLKWVKVDKVIKYEPP